The following proteins are encoded in a genomic region of Paenibacillus sp. FSL H3-0469:
- a CDS encoding YitT family protein, which yields MQVRNFVVPLVSGTIARQVKEVAIIVFSAFLVAAGLRLFLIPHQLLSGGVAGTASIIGYLTHPKFISLYYFAINLPILIWGFVAVGKKYICYSMLSVLCTTWFLTVIPVVKLTKDPILASIFGGVIIAGGVGFSLRAGGSSGGFDILGSIITRKRDIPMGTVLFVMDGLVILSLGFFKSWDSALYAMLCIFVKSRVVDMIHIRHVKLTCFIVTKEREKMLNRLTSLPHGITVVNAEGGYSQEGNTMLMTVTTRYELADLRKTILETDPKSFVNVLETVEIMGRFRRLS from the coding sequence ATGCAAGTTCGCAATTTCGTAGTACCGCTTGTATCAGGAACGATAGCCAGACAGGTAAAAGAGGTAGCTATTATTGTATTTTCAGCCTTTCTGGTAGCAGCAGGGCTCCGCCTGTTCCTGATTCCGCATCAATTGCTCAGCGGCGGTGTAGCCGGGACAGCTTCCATCATCGGGTATTTGACTCATCCCAAATTTATCTCGCTGTACTATTTCGCCATCAATCTCCCGATCCTGATCTGGGGCTTCGTCGCCGTGGGCAAAAAGTACATCTGCTATAGCATGCTGTCTGTACTGTGCACTACCTGGTTCCTGACCGTTATCCCTGTGGTGAAGCTCACCAAGGACCCGATCCTGGCCAGTATCTTCGGCGGGGTGATTATTGCGGGAGGGGTGGGCTTCTCGCTGCGGGCGGGCGGTTCTTCCGGGGGCTTCGACATTCTCGGCTCTATCATTACCCGTAAGCGGGATATTCCCATGGGCACCGTGTTGTTCGTCATGGACGGCCTGGTAATCTTAAGTCTGGGCTTCTTCAAAAGCTGGGATTCCGCGCTCTACGCGATGCTCTGTATCTTCGTCAAAAGCCGGGTGGTGGATATGATTCACATCCGCCATGTCAAGCTGACCTGCTTCATCGTCACCAAGGAGCGCGAGAAAATGCTGAACCGGCTGACCAGCCTGCCGCACGGCATCACCGTTGTGAACGCAGAGGGCGGGTACAGTCAGGAGGGCAATACGATGCTGATGACCGTAACCACCCGCTATGAGCTGGCAGATCTGCGCAAGACGATTCTGGAGACCGATCCGAAATCTTTCGTTAACGTGCTGGAGACGGTAGAGATTATGGGCAGGTTCCGGCGGCTAAGCTAG
- a CDS encoding aspartate kinase: protein MSLYVMKFGGSSVGDIERMKRVAGRIAAKQDEGHRCVVVVSAMGDTTDDLIDQANQLNGQPPAREMDMLMTTGEQISVALLSIALHGIGRNAVSYTGWQAGFRTDETHGRARISEIVPRRVLESLEREQIVIVAGFQGMTLDGEITTLGRGGSDTTAVALAAAIKADVCEIYTDVDGIYSTDPRIVKTARKLKEISYDEMLELANLGAAVLHPRAVEYAKRYQVKLVVRSSFNHNEGTVVKEEASMEQGVVVSGIAYDKNVARISILGVPDVPGVLAQVFGKLADEGVDVDIIVQSGVQNETADFSFTVALGDLVKAKEVIEGLHSVLPYREVTSEDSLVKVSIVGAGMVSHPGVAAKMFEVISNEGVSIKMVSTSEIKVSCVIESGNLQQIIQALHTAYNLDTQEQAFVGGPQDRR from the coding sequence TTGTCACTTTATGTCATGAAATTCGGGGGCAGCTCCGTCGGCGACATTGAACGTATGAAGCGGGTCGCCGGGCGGATCGCAGCCAAGCAGGATGAAGGACACCGCTGCGTTGTGGTGGTCTCCGCTATGGGAGATACCACAGATGATCTGATCGATCAGGCGAATCAGCTGAACGGTCAGCCCCCCGCACGCGAGATGGATATGCTGATGACTACCGGAGAGCAGATCTCCGTTGCGCTTCTGTCGATTGCGCTTCACGGAATCGGACGGAATGCAGTATCCTATACAGGCTGGCAGGCCGGGTTCCGTACTGATGAGACCCACGGCCGGGCACGGATCAGTGAGATTGTTCCACGCCGGGTGCTGGAATCGCTGGAGCGTGAACAGATTGTGATTGTAGCCGGCTTCCAGGGCATGACGCTGGATGGCGAGATCACCACGCTGGGCCGCGGAGGCTCGGATACGACAGCGGTTGCGCTGGCCGCAGCGATCAAAGCGGATGTCTGCGAGATCTACACTGACGTAGACGGCATCTACTCGACTGACCCGCGTATTGTGAAGACGGCGCGCAAGCTGAAGGAAATCTCCTACGACGAGATGCTGGAGCTGGCGAATCTCGGGGCAGCTGTGCTGCATCCGCGTGCCGTGGAATATGCCAAACGATATCAAGTGAAGCTGGTCGTAAGATCAAGCTTTAACCATAATGAAGGTACTGTGGTGAAGGAGGAAGCAAGCATGGAGCAGGGTGTAGTAGTAAGCGGAATTGCCTATGACAAGAATGTGGCCCGGATCAGTATTCTGGGAGTTCCTGATGTGCCGGGGGTACTCGCCCAGGTATTCGGCAAGCTGGCCGATGAGGGCGTGGATGTTGACATTATCGTGCAGAGCGGAGTACAAAACGAGACGGCAGATTTCTCCTTCACTGTAGCGCTTGGCGATCTGGTGAAGGCCAAGGAGGTCATCGAGGGGCTGCACAGCGTATTGCCTTACCGTGAAGTGACTTCCGAGGACAGTCTGGTCAAGGTGTCGATTGTCGGCGCCGGAATGGTCAGCCACCCGGGTGTTGCCGCCAAAATGTTCGAGGTGATCTCGAATGAAGGCGTGAGCATCAAGATGGTCAGCACCTCCGAGATCAAGGTGTCCTGTGTGATTGAATCCGGCAACCTGCAGCAGATTATTCAGGCGCTGCATACCGCCTATAACCTGGATACACAAGAGCAAGCCTTCGTTGGAGGTCCACAGGACCGCCGCTAA
- the efp gene encoding elongation factor P yields MISVNDFKTGLTVEVEGDIFTVLDFQHVKPGKGAAFVRSKLKNLRNGNTVERTFRAGETIGRAIIENRGVQYLYASGSEHVFMDNETYDQFELTAKQLEWELNFLRENMTVNIVSYQGEILGINLPTSVELKVTETEPGVKGNTAQGATKAAVLETGHTVQVPLFINEGDVLLVDTREGKYISRA; encoded by the coding sequence GTGATTTCAGTTAACGATTTTAAGACAGGCCTGACCGTAGAAGTAGAAGGGGACATCTTCACCGTCCTAGATTTCCAGCACGTGAAGCCGGGTAAAGGCGCAGCCTTCGTCCGCTCCAAGCTGAAGAACCTGCGTAACGGCAATACGGTTGAACGCACATTCCGTGCCGGTGAAACCATTGGCCGCGCCATCATCGAGAACCGTGGCGTACAGTATCTGTATGCAAGCGGCTCTGAGCATGTGTTCATGGACAACGAGACTTACGACCAGTTCGAATTGACAGCCAAGCAGCTTGAATGGGAGCTTAACTTCCTTAGAGAGAACATGACGGTAAATATCGTCAGCTATCAGGGCGAAATTCTCGGGATCAACCTGCCGACCAGCGTAGAGCTGAAGGTTACCGAGACCGAACCTGGCGTTAAGGGCAACACGGCTCAAGGCGCAACCAAAGCGGCTGTTCTGGAGACCGGTCATACGGTCCAGGTACCGCTGTTCATCAATGAAGGAGATGTTCTCCTGGTCGATACCCGCGAAGGTAAATATATCTCCCGCGCGTAG
- a CDS encoding Xaa-Pro peptidase family protein gives MGNKRVSKLRKVLQELGLDAMLITSGYNRRYLSGFTGSSGYVLVTGDDSYLLTDFRYMTQASEQVNGLKVVQHDSKFIDTVRELLPKGGQVRVGFEQDDVTFSAYTAYAEALAPAAMVPVSKAVENLRMFKDEEELAVMQRAADLADATFSHILNVIKPGMTERDVDLEMEFYMRTHGATSSSFDTIVASGERSAMPHGVASSKVIGNNEFVTFDFGALLDGYCSDVTRTIALGSPDPKLKEIYDIVLEAQLHTLAHIKPGMTGRECDALARDIITRYGYGEYFGHSTGHGLGMEVHEWPRLSKLADEVIQPGMVVTVEPGIYLSGLGGVRIEDDIVITESGITLLTHSSKDYLVL, from the coding sequence ATGGGCAACAAGCGCGTCTCCAAGCTGCGTAAGGTTCTGCAGGAACTGGGACTGGATGCGATGTTAATTACCAGCGGATATAACCGCCGCTATTTGAGTGGGTTCACCGGCTCCTCCGGGTATGTACTGGTTACCGGTGATGACAGTTATCTGCTGACGGACTTCCGGTATATGACACAGGCCTCGGAACAGGTGAATGGCCTCAAGGTGGTACAGCATGACTCGAAATTCATTGACACCGTGCGGGAACTGCTGCCGAAGGGCGGACAAGTCCGTGTCGGCTTCGAGCAGGATGATGTGACCTTCAGTGCGTACACCGCTTATGCGGAGGCTCTTGCCCCGGCAGCTATGGTACCGGTATCGAAGGCTGTTGAGAACCTGCGTATGTTCAAGGACGAGGAAGAGCTGGCTGTTATGCAGCGGGCTGCCGATCTGGCAGACGCCACGTTCAGTCATATCCTGAATGTGATCAAGCCGGGCATGACAGAACGCGATGTCGATCTGGAAATGGAGTTCTACATGCGTACGCATGGTGCAACTTCGTCTTCGTTCGATACGATCGTCGCTTCCGGTGAGCGTTCAGCTATGCCGCATGGTGTAGCGAGCAGCAAGGTTATCGGGAACAACGAATTCGTCACCTTCGATTTCGGCGCACTCCTGGACGGTTACTGCTCCGATGTGACCCGTACGATTGCTCTGGGATCACCGGACCCTAAGCTGAAGGAGATCTACGATATTGTGCTTGAAGCGCAGCTTCATACGCTGGCGCATATCAAGCCCGGCATGACCGGCCGTGAGTGTGATGCCCTGGCCCGTGATATCATCACCCGCTACGGGTATGGTGAATACTTCGGCCACAGCACAGGCCATGGTCTCGGGATGGAAGTACATGAATGGCCGCGCTTATCTAAGCTGGCGGATGAAGTCATCCAGCCGGGGATGGTTGTCACTGTGGAGCCGGGAATCTATCTCTCGGGCCTTGGCGGCGTTCGGATTGAAGATGATATTGTCATTACCGAGAGCGGCATCACGCTGCTGACACATTCATCGAAGGATTATTTGGTACTGTAA
- a CDS encoding YqhR family membrane protein, translated as MSSSSKQKNVQTNPFYFSIELGYFAGLIWGGLHWLMYVLHFTKVIPGFLAEPFFKHEFLLTPAGHLLGYLCFIVLSVLASLIYVFIFRKLNGPWPGMIYGVLWWSVLFLACSRLFLLQPPFKLPWNTVISEFCLFLLWGLFIGYTAAIEYTDERKREQQTKLA; from the coding sequence ATGAGTTCTTCAAGCAAGCAAAAAAACGTTCAGACGAATCCTTTTTATTTCTCCATTGAACTAGGTTATTTCGCCGGTTTAATCTGGGGTGGATTGCACTGGCTGATGTATGTTCTGCACTTTACCAAGGTCATTCCGGGATTTTTGGCGGAACCCTTTTTCAAGCATGAATTTCTGCTGACCCCTGCCGGGCATCTGCTTGGTTATTTATGCTTCATCGTACTCTCTGTATTGGCTTCCTTGATCTACGTGTTTATTTTCCGGAAACTTAACGGCCCTTGGCCTGGGATGATATACGGGGTGCTGTGGTGGTCGGTCCTATTCCTTGCATGCTCGCGCTTATTCCTGCTCCAGCCGCCGTTCAAGCTGCCGTGGAACACGGTCATCAGCGAATTCTGCCTCTTCCTGCTCTGGGGATTATTCATCGGATATACGGCGGCAATCGAGTATACGGATGAACGCAAACGCGAACAGCAGACGAAGCTAGCCTAG
- a CDS encoding DUF1385 domain-containing protein, with protein sequence MSQETPSYGGQAVIEGVMFGGKHVNVTAVRRKNQEITFLEVPKSDKSWVLKLRKIPLLRGIVSIIDSSAKGSKHLNYSAESYAEDETEPEELAKQQAKGKDKKKDEGWSLGMIFGVAVMGILSFLFGKLIFTLVPVFVEDFLFKNVFDNYILHNLVEGGIKLILLLVYLWAISQTPVIKRLFQYHGAEHKVISAFEAGEELTVANVQKYSRLHYRCGSSFMMLTIILGVIIYSVVPWDSLMERVLQRIVLLPVVIGISFEVLKGTNAVRDIPGLKYLGYPGLWLQLLTTKEPKDDMVEVSIASFNRMRELDAAIEAKGYSEASVSGGILDPAKG encoded by the coding sequence TTGTCCCAGGAAACTCCCAGTTACGGCGGCCAAGCCGTCATCGAAGGCGTCATGTTCGGCGGCAAGCATGTCAACGTAACAGCAGTAAGACGAAAGAATCAGGAGATTACATTTTTGGAGGTGCCGAAGAGCGATAAGAGCTGGGTCCTTAAACTGCGCAAGATTCCGCTGCTTCGCGGCATTGTCAGTATTATAGATTCCAGCGCCAAAGGCTCGAAGCATCTGAACTATTCGGCAGAATCCTATGCCGAGGATGAGACGGAGCCGGAAGAGCTTGCCAAGCAGCAGGCGAAAGGCAAGGACAAGAAGAAGGACGAAGGCTGGAGCCTCGGAATGATCTTCGGCGTAGCTGTAATGGGGATTCTGTCTTTCCTGTTCGGCAAGCTGATTTTCACGCTGGTCCCGGTATTCGTAGAAGATTTTTTGTTCAAGAATGTATTTGACAACTATATTCTGCACAACCTTGTGGAAGGCGGCATCAAGCTGATTCTCCTGCTTGTCTATCTCTGGGCGATCTCACAGACGCCAGTAATCAAGCGGCTCTTCCAGTATCACGGAGCTGAGCACAAGGTCATCAGCGCCTTTGAAGCCGGTGAAGAGCTGACCGTAGCGAACGTACAGAAATACAGCCGTCTGCATTACCGCTGCGGAAGCAGCTTCATGATGCTGACGATTATCCTCGGTGTAATTATCTACTCGGTCGTCCCGTGGGATTCCCTGATGGAACGGGTGCTGCAGCGTATCGTTCTTTTGCCGGTGGTCATCGGAATCTCATTCGAGGTACTGAAGGGCACCAATGCGGTAAGAGATATTCCCGGCCTTAAGTATCTGGGGTACCCGGGCCTGTGGCTGCAGTTGCTGACTACCAAGGAGCCTAAGGACGATATGGTAGAGGTGTCGATCGCTTCCTTCAACCGGATGCGGGAGCTGGACGCTGCAATTGAAGCAAAAGGATATTCGGAGGCAAGTGTGTCAGGCGGCATTTTGGATCCTGCGAAAGGATGA
- a CDS encoding patatin-like phospholipase family protein, giving the protein MEINAVFEGGGVKGVALAGAVEATERSGRSFGRVAGTSSGSIIASLLAAGYSGETMSRIIRRTPFTSFLKRGALYNTAFVGPALRVLLKKGLYSGEALEAWIRGLLLEQGVVTFRDLPRGKLRVITSDISNGRIVVLPDDLVLYGIEPERFEVAKAVRMSCSIPYFFDPVILRLAGEAARGKSFSGQLVYMVDGGVLSNFPLWLFDEKKDGFLSPQRRTPTIGYQLIGKTTPQPHHITGPFSMLEAMVETMLSAHDERYIETDKFVRTVKIPTLGISTTEFHITQAQTDALYTAGITAGEEFFANYRPAPPSYTRRAPLQPAVPRR; this is encoded by the coding sequence ATGGAGATTAATGCAGTATTTGAAGGCGGGGGAGTAAAAGGAGTTGCTCTGGCAGGTGCGGTGGAGGCGACAGAACGCTCGGGCCGCAGCTTCGGGCGGGTGGCAGGAACCTCATCCGGTTCGATCATTGCCTCGCTGCTGGCAGCGGGGTACAGCGGTGAGACCATGAGCCGGATTATCCGGCGTACGCCGTTCACCTCCTTCCTGAAGCGGGGAGCGCTCTACAACACCGCCTTCGTCGGACCGGCCTTGCGTGTGCTGCTCAAGAAGGGGCTGTACTCCGGCGAGGCGCTGGAAGCATGGATTCGCGGCCTGCTGCTGGAGCAGGGGGTAGTTACGTTCCGGGATCTGCCGCGCGGCAAGCTGCGGGTGATTACCTCAGATATCAGCAACGGGCGGATTGTGGTGCTGCCTGATGATCTGGTGCTGTACGGGATCGAGCCTGAGCGCTTCGAAGTTGCCAAGGCGGTGCGGATGAGCTGCAGCATTCCGTACTTCTTCGATCCGGTGATCCTGCGGCTGGCCGGAGAGGCGGCCAGAGGAAAATCGTTCAGCGGGCAGCTGGTCTATATGGTGGACGGCGGGGTGTTGAGTAATTTCCCGCTCTGGCTGTTCGATGAGAAGAAGGACGGCTTCCTCTCACCGCAGCGCAGGACACCAACCATCGGCTATCAGCTGATTGGGAAGACTACTCCGCAGCCCCATCATATTACGGGGCCGTTCAGCATGCTGGAGGCGATGGTGGAGACGATGCTCTCCGCGCATGATGAACGGTATATTGAGACGGATAAATTCGTTCGTACGGTCAAAATCCCTACGCTGGGCATATCAACCACCGAGTTTCATATCACGCAGGCACAGACGGACGCCTTGTATACGGCGGGCATCACAGCCGGAGAAGAGTTCTTCGCTAACTATCGTCCGGCACCGCCGTCCTACACCAGGAGGGCACCCCTTCAGCCCGCCGTTCCAAGGCGGTAA
- a CDS encoding family 10 glycosylhydrolase — MNYRKWIVGLLVIMLCLPVWTPGVRAAAVQITIELDGETLNPDVPPYITRTNVTMVPAGVVSQGLGAGVKWDQASKTATISKDNNVLQLTSGKTSAIVNGAAVRLDTSVQITQGRVMVPLRFVSEQLGLQVLWDQATKHISLYSGMEIGGPSTPVTPSVPSVPTPTVPTPSVPIPTVPSPTVPSIPGAKTAKAMKGAWVSTVYNLDWPSTSSAGNPDKQKKEFDSLLDKLKAAGFNSVFVQVRPSGDALYPSQIVPWSKVLSGTQGKEPGYDPLAYMVDSAHSRGMQLHAWFNPFRATTDASTSSLAPNHVAKLHPDWIVKADNKLYINPGIPEARQHIIDTVMEVVRGYDIDGVHLDDYFYPSNVAFADDTAFKTFNTQGITSKGDWRRDNINQFIRQLGQEIHAAKPSVSYGVSPFGVWRNKKVDSTGSDTTAGVSAYDDMYADVRTWIQNGWIDYVAPQVYWSLSFSAARYDKLVDWWVNEVKGTKVKLYIGLASYKVGDPKQTAEWQSGDQIINQLKYNEKYDEVSGSILFRANDIVVRDPYGLASLLSFYFKS; from the coding sequence GTAGGACTGCTCGTGATTATGTTATGTCTGCCCGTGTGGACGCCGGGTGTGCGCGCAGCTGCTGTGCAAATCACCATTGAACTGGATGGGGAGACGCTGAACCCGGATGTGCCGCCTTATATTACACGTACTAATGTTACAATGGTGCCTGCTGGGGTGGTTAGCCAGGGACTGGGTGCCGGTGTGAAATGGGATCAGGCCAGTAAGACAGCAACCATCAGCAAGGATAATAATGTACTGCAGCTGACCAGCGGCAAAACAAGCGCCATCGTTAACGGTGCTGCCGTCCGTCTGGATACTTCTGTACAGATCACGCAGGGGCGGGTGATGGTACCGCTTCGCTTTGTAAGCGAGCAGCTTGGGCTGCAGGTACTCTGGGATCAGGCTACGAAGCATATTTCCTTATACTCCGGCATGGAAATCGGCGGTCCTTCTACACCTGTGACGCCGTCAGTTCCGTCAGTGCCTACACCAACTGTACCTACGCCATCTGTGCCAATACCAACGGTACCGTCACCAACCGTACCTTCGATTCCTGGTGCCAAGACCGCAAAGGCGATGAAGGGCGCCTGGGTATCTACCGTGTATAATCTGGATTGGCCCTCAACGTCTTCGGCAGGCAATCCCGACAAGCAGAAGAAGGAGTTCGACAGCCTGCTGGACAAGCTGAAGGCAGCCGGATTCAATAGTGTATTCGTTCAGGTCAGACCGTCTGGTGATGCGCTTTATCCTTCACAGATCGTTCCCTGGTCCAAGGTGCTTAGCGGTACACAGGGAAAAGAGCCCGGCTATGACCCGCTTGCCTATATGGTTGACAGTGCCCACAGCCGGGGGATGCAGCTGCATGCCTGGTTCAATCCGTTCCGGGCCACCACAGATGCTTCTACCAGCAGTCTGGCCCCCAACCATGTAGCCAAGCTTCATCCGGACTGGATCGTCAAGGCCGATAACAAGCTGTACATAAATCCGGGGATTCCGGAAGCGCGGCAGCATATCATTGACACGGTGATGGAGGTGGTCAGAGGGTATGATATCGATGGAGTACATCTGGATGATTACTTCTATCCGTCCAATGTAGCTTTTGCCGATGATACGGCCTTCAAGACCTTCAATACACAAGGGATTACCAGCAAAGGCGACTGGCGGAGGGATAATATCAATCAGTTCATCCGTCAGCTGGGGCAGGAGATTCATGCAGCGAAGCCGTCCGTCTCTTACGGGGTGAGCCCGTTCGGGGTATGGCGCAACAAAAAGGTGGACAGCACCGGCTCAGATACTACAGCAGGGGTGTCAGCCTATGATGATATGTATGCGGATGTGCGCACCTGGATTCAAAACGGCTGGATCGATTATGTAGCTCCGCAGGTCTATTGGAGTCTCTCCTTCAGCGCCGCCCGTTATGATAAGCTGGTGGACTGGTGGGTGAACGAGGTTAAGGGAACGAAGGTTAAGCTGTACATCGGTCTGGCCTCCTACAAGGTTGGGGATCCCAAGCAAACAGCGGAATGGCAGAGCGGAGATCAAATTATCAACCAGCTCAAATATAATGAGAAATACGATGAGGTGTCAGGCAGCATCCTGTTCCGGGCGAATGATATTGTCGTCCGTGACCCGTACGGGCTGGCCAGTCTGCTCAGCTTCTATTTCAAGAGTTAA